The proteins below come from a single Cloacibacillus sp. genomic window:
- a CDS encoding FadR/GntR family transcriptional regulator yields the protein MIQAISRVTLTQSILDEMLKLIKDGAWEPGGKIPSENELASAFSVSRNSIREAVKILNNMNVLTSCPGQGTFLAEDAISRILSLEVIDIGYRNASVMEIYEIRTLLESQSVYWAALRVTEGDIGELNELLRMSRCAESCDIAEQNRIHYLFHDTVIRMSKNSLLLHMLSSIKAEIDAHHASFDNLPPADITNLINDQEKVITAILNKRPEEARLAMISHLERAMRLIK from the coding sequence ATGATTCAGGCTATTTCAAGAGTCACATTGACCCAGTCTATTTTAGACGAGATGCTGAAACTAATAAAAGATGGAGCATGGGAGCCCGGCGGCAAGATCCCCAGTGAAAATGAGCTTGCATCGGCATTTTCCGTCAGCAGGAATTCAATAAGGGAAGCCGTTAAAATCTTGAATAATATGAACGTCCTCACCTCCTGCCCGGGGCAGGGAACCTTCCTTGCGGAGGACGCGATAAGCCGCATCCTCTCGCTTGAGGTGATAGATATCGGCTACAGGAACGCCTCCGTAATGGAGATATATGAGATACGCACCCTGCTGGAATCGCAGAGCGTCTATTGGGCGGCCCTGCGGGTGACGGAGGGCGACATCGGCGAGTTAAACGAACTCCTGCGGATGAGCCGCTGCGCCGAGAGCTGCGACATCGCCGAACAAAACAGGATACATTACCTCTTCCACGACACAGTCATCCGTATGAGTAAGAATTCCTTGCTGCTGCATATGCTTTCATCAATAAAGGCTGAAATAGACGCGCACCACGCGAGTTTTGACAATCTGCCTCCGGCGGACATCACCAATCTCATCAACGATCAGGAAAAGGTCATAACCGCCATCCTGAATAAAAGGCCGGAAGAGGCGCGGCTGGCCATGATCTCTCATCTCGAAAGAGCGATGAGGCTTATAAAATAG